Proteins from a single region of Engystomops pustulosus chromosome 5, aEngPut4.maternal, whole genome shotgun sequence:
- the LOC140134065 gene encoding proto-oncogene Mas-like, translating into MDNSTLNSSVTDQNYTSEGNAELTFLHFTVAAAIAIVLCLIGIVGNSIVFWYLCFKIKRNKYTIYIINLSVADFIYLLFTIIVLMIHINTLSSPHPDFEGKDSLLKFLEILSKSAQYSGMFILTAISLERCLSVLYPFWYQCNRPQNLSIIICAVLWLIGCSESLIDNLVCSEEAFMAQTRECTPVQIIIFGISIVICLPIMVISSFTLLIKIKRTFREQYPHKLYIIIIVAVFVFVISVIPINCLWFLMYFKFLQSSMGTLGLYFASVYCLALNGTIDPYIYFIVGKKWKQKTSHSIQDVLERAFKTEDDENDSKSNGTSNTSNTSSQTNLASTF; encoded by the coding sequence ATGGATAACTCTACTCTTAATTCAAGTGTGACTGACCAAAATTACACCAGTGAAGGCAATGCAGAATTAACATTCCTGCATTTCACTGTAGCTGCTGCCATTGCTATAGTTTTATGTCTCATTGGCATTGTAGGAAATAGTATTGTATTTTGGTATCTCTGCTTCAAGATCAAGAGGAACAAGTATACAATTTACATTATTAACCTGTCGGTGGCAGACTTCATCTATTTATTATTCACCATTATTGTATTAatgatacacataaatacattaaGCAGTCCACACCCAGATTTTGAAGGGAAAGATtcacttttaaaatttttggaaatattAAGTAAAAGCGCACAATATTCAGGAATGTTCATCCTCACAGCCATCAGCCTGGAAAGATGCCTCTCAGTCCTATATCCTTTCTGGTATCAATGCAATCGTCCTCAGAACTTGTCTATTATCATATGCGCTGTGCTTTGGCTCATTGGATGCTCAGAGAGTCTCATAGACAACTTGGTGTGTTCAGAAGAAGCTTTTATGGCACAGACTAGAGAGTGTACACCGGTGCAGATCATAATTTTTGGTATATCAATTGTCATCTGCTTACCTATCATGGTCATTTCAAGCTTCACCTTGCTCATCAAAATAAAGAGGACATTTAGAGAGCAGTATCCACATAAACTCTACATCATTATTATTGTTGCAGTTTTTGTATTTGTTATCTCTGTCATCCCAATCAATTGTCTCTGGTTTTTAATGTACTTCAAATTCCTTCAATCAAGTATGGGAACACTTGGACTTTACTTTGCCAGTGTTTATTGTTTAGCATTAAATGGTACAATTGACCCATATATTTACTTCATTGTTGGCAAAAAATGGAAGCAGAAGACTAGTCACTCTATCCAAGATGTCCTTGAAAGAGCCTTCAAAACAGAGGATGATGAAAATGATTCAAAGAGTAACGGAACAAGTAACACAAGTAACACATCAAGCCAAACTAATCTCGCGAGTACATTTTAA